ATTTCAAAAACATCCTCGAATCGGAGCGGGCGCCGGTAGTCGCATGCGGCGTGCACCCTGGGAAACCCGCGCGGCGGCGAGAACTGCCGCAACACGACGGAGAACCCAAGCGAGCGCAGAAACGCGTGCTCGATGGTTTCCATGTACTGGAAAAACCGGGAGAAATGGACGATTCCCGCGAGGTCGGTGTCGGAGAACTCGACGCGCCGGGTGGTCTTGAATTCGTGGGGCATGCCGGTCGCGGGTTGCGGCGTCACGCGCAGAGGGCGGCGTCCCAGTCCTTCCACACCGGTTCATAGCCCAGCCGGCGGATTTGCGCTGCGAACACCGCGGGACTGCGGTCGTCGGCGATCTCGAACTGGCCGGTGGCCGTCGTGCCCTGAGCCGGGCCCGCCGCCGTGAAGGCCGCGCCCGGCTCCAATTCCACGATGCGACCGCGCACGGTCCGATGCACCTGGTCGCGTCCGGCCCCGGTGTACCCGCCGGGCTCCGTGTGGCTTCCGGCACTCGCATGGGTGATGCCCAACGGCAGCAGGCCGTCGCGAAGGGCGGCCGGCTCGCGGGTGGACAACACCAGTCCTGCATCGGGAAGAAACAGACGGAATGCGGTGATCAACTGGACGAGTTCCCGGTCGTCCAGCCGCGTCAGGGGTTCGAACGCGCCCGCGCAGGGACGCAACCGTGGGACCGACACCGTGAGCATGGCTCTCCAGCAATGCCGCAGCAGGTGGGCGGCGTGCGCCGCCGTGGCGAGGGCCTCCAATCGCCAGTCGGCCAGACCGTGCAGCGCGCCAATTCCGAGGCGGCGGAATCCGGCCGCTGCGGCCCGTTCGGGACAGTCGAGCCGCCAGTCAAAATCCCGCTTGGGCCCCGCGGTGTGCATCCGCGCGTACACGTCGCGGTCGTACGTCTCCTGGTACACCACCAGACCCTCCGCTCCCGCGGTGACCAGGGGCGCGTAATCCGGGGTCTCCATGGGCCCAACCTCCAGCGAGATGGAGGGCACCAGCGGATGCAATGCCTGAACGCAGTCCCGGAGGTACCCGTTGGACACAAATCGCGGATGTTCCCCGGCCACCAGCAGGACGTTGCGGAATCCCTGGTCTGACAGGGCTCGCGCCTCGCGGACGACCTCCTCAACCTGGAGGGTCACCCGCAGGATCGGGTGATCCCGGGAAAACCCGCAGTAGGCACAATTGTTGATGCACTCGTTGCTGAGGTAGAGCGGGGCGAACAGCCGGATGACCCGCCCAAACCGCTGGCGCGTGAGGGTCTGGGCCTTGATGCAGAGGGCCTCCAGTTGATCGCCGGCCGCGGGCGACAGCAGCGTGGCGAAATCGTTGAGGCTGGCGGGGCCGGCGGTCATCACCCGACGAACCGCGTCGGCGTCCGCCTCGCGGGCCCGGCGGAGCAAGTCCGTCAGCGGCAGCGTCCGGAACACATCGGAGAAACTCATTCCGCCGCCACCGTACCGGGGACTGCGGCCGCATCAAGCCGCGGCCCCGGCTTCGATCCCGATCCCGGATGCAAACGTCCCGATTTCGCCCCTTGAACTCCGCAGTCCGTTCGTCAGGTTACCGCGTCCTGCCGTGGTTGGATTGTCTGGTCAATAGGGCGGCAGGATTGGGCGGTCCGCGGCACCTGGGTGCTCGGACCGCCCTTCGCTTTAGGGGGCCGCCCTCCGGTCCCTTGATGAACGCGACGGGTGCATCCGTAAACGTTCCCGTGCGGGTGAACCGAATCGCCGGGGCTGGTCAAATTTCGACAGCGGAGCCGAGGTTATTTCGAAGCAAATCCAGAATTTAAAGTTTCGTATCCCGCTCTGGATAAAGTGGTTACATGCACAGTGTCCTCCGGGATTCCCTGGGGCTGGCATCCGCGGTGCTTGGGGGAGCGGCGCTGCGATTCGGCAGGGGTTTTTCGCCAGGGATGCTGGCGTTGAAATCTCCCCGGCAGCCACTGATTCCGTTTCCAACAACGCCATGAAGAAAATCGAAGCGATCGTAAAACCATTCAAGCTCGAGGAGGTGAAAGATGCCCTCCACGAGGTGGGCATCGAAGGAATGACCGTCAGCGAGGTGAAGGGTTTTGGGCGCCAGAAAGGCCATACCGAAATCTATCGGGGCAGTGAATACACCGTGGATTTCCTTCCCAAGATCAAGGTCGAGGTCGTGGTGCCCGATGCCAAAGCGGCGGAAGTCGCCGCCGCAGTCATCAAGGCCGCCAAGACCGGCAAGATTGGTGACGGGAAAATCTTCATCTCCGCCGTGGAGGAGGCGATTCGAATCCGCACGGAGGAGAAGGGTGAAAGCGCAGTCTGAAACCATCCAACCTACGCCATGAAAGTGAGTTCCATGAAATGTTTCCCCAAGTTGCTGCTGCTGCTGTTCGCCGCCGCAGTCCTGACTGTTTCCGGCCGCGCCCAGGATGCCCCGGATGTTGTCGCGGTCGCCGTCGAGGAGGTGGTTGAGGCCGTCGCGGACGAGACCCCCCAGCATGCCAGCATGGAGGCCTTTGCCGAGTCAGCCGCCTACCCGCTGTTCACGGCCAACAATCTGTGGATGATGCTTTGCGCCGGCCTGGTGTTCATCATGCATCTGGGTTTTGCGTGCGTGGAGTCCGGCCTCACCCGCGCCAAGAACACGGTCAACATCCTTTTTAAGAACACCCTGATTCCCTGCATCGGCCTGCTGACGTATGCCGTTGTCGGCTTCAACCTCATGTATCCCGGGGAGGATTTTGCCGGGAAATGGTTTGGATTTGGAGGGTTCGGGGTGACGGTGACCGATCCGCTGGCCCAGCTGACCAACACCTACAACGCGGGCTACACCTATTGGACCGACTTCCTGTTCCAGGCGATGTTTGCGGCGACGGCGGCGACCATCGTCTCCGGCGCGGTGGCCGAGCGGATCAAGCTCGGACCGTTCCTCATCTTCTCCACCTTGTTCGTGGCCATCAGCTATCCCATCACGGGCATGTGGAAGTGGGGCGGTGGCTGGCTGCAGGCGATGGAGACGCCCTTCTACGATTTCGCCGGATCCACCCTGGTGCATTCCGTCGGCGGTTGGGGGGCATTGGCAGGCTCCATCATCCTGGGACCCCGATTAGGCAAGTACCTCAAGGGCGGCAAGATGAATGCCCTCCCCGGACACAGCATGCCCCTGGCCACCATTGGCGTCTTCCTGCTCTGGCTGGGCTGGTTCGGGTTCAACGGCGGGTCGGTGCTCTCCGCGGACCCGGCATTGGTTTCCCTGACCCTCGTGACCACCTGCCTCGCCGCCGCTGCGGGCGGACTCAGCGCCGCCCTGACATCCTGGATGGCCCTCAAGAAGCCAGACCTCTCAATGGCGCTCAACGGCATCCTCGCGGGTCTGGTGGGCATCACCGCGGGTGCGGATCAGATGGCGGCGCTGTCCGCCGCCTTGATCGGGTTGATTGCCGGCGTGATCGTGGTGTTCTCCGTCATCTTCTTCGACAAGATCAAGATTGACGATCCGGTGGGAGCCATTTCGGTGCACCTGGTCTGCGGCATCTTCGGAACGCTGGCGGTCGGCATGTTTGGAGAACTGGCCGGACCGAAGCAGTTCATGTCCCAGTTGATCGGCGTCGTCGCGATCGGGGCCTTCACATTCATCTTCGCCTACGTGCTGTTCCTGATCGTCAAAGCGATCTTCGGCCTGCGCGTCAGCGAGGAGGAGGAGGTTGGCGGGTTGGACCTTGGCGAGCACGGGTGCCACGCCTACCCCGACTTCCAAGGGATGGGGGAGAACTAACGACCCCGGCACCCTCAGGCCCGGGGGTCGGACACGTTCTGGCTCCCGGGTCGCAGCTCCCACTGGCATCCGTTCCGAAGCTTGGTCTGCAGGG
The DNA window shown above is from Verrucomicrobiia bacterium and carries:
- a CDS encoding acyl-CoA thioesterase, whose protein sequence is MPHEFKTTRRVEFSDTDLAGIVHFSRFFQYMETIEHAFLRSLGFSVVLRQFSPPRGFPRVHAACDYRRPLRFEDVFEMHLSVTAKTVRSLSYEIRFTRVDPGPVEEVAVGKLVVVCVEKPPDGPMRAVELPADLAALLDVAPATAARAA
- the thiH gene encoding 2-iminoacetate synthase ThiH, with product MSFSDVFRTLPLTDLLRRAREADADAVRRVMTAGPASLNDFATLLSPAAGDQLEALCIKAQTLTRQRFGRVIRLFAPLYLSNECINNCAYCGFSRDHPILRVTLQVEEVVREARALSDQGFRNVLLVAGEHPRFVSNGYLRDCVQALHPLVPSISLEVGPMETPDYAPLVTAGAEGLVVYQETYDRDVYARMHTAGPKRDFDWRLDCPERAAAAGFRRLGIGALHGLADWRLEALATAAHAAHLLRHCWRAMLTVSVPRLRPCAGAFEPLTRLDDRELVQLITAFRLFLPDAGLVLSTREPAALRDGLLPLGITHASAGSHTEPGGYTGAGRDQVHRTVRGRIVELEPGAAFTAAGPAQGTTATGQFEIADDRSPAVFAAQIRRLGYEPVWKDWDAALCA
- a CDS encoding P-II family nitrogen regulator, yielding MKKIEAIVKPFKLEEVKDALHEVGIEGMTVSEVKGFGRQKGHTEIYRGSEYTVDFLPKIKVEVVVPDAKAAEVAAAVIKAAKTGKIGDGKIFISAVEEAIRIRTEEKGESAV
- the amt gene encoding ammonium transporter gives rise to the protein MKCFPKLLLLLFAAAVLTVSGRAQDAPDVVAVAVEEVVEAVADETPQHASMEAFAESAAYPLFTANNLWMMLCAGLVFIMHLGFACVESGLTRAKNTVNILFKNTLIPCIGLLTYAVVGFNLMYPGEDFAGKWFGFGGFGVTVTDPLAQLTNTYNAGYTYWTDFLFQAMFAATAATIVSGAVAERIKLGPFLIFSTLFVAISYPITGMWKWGGGWLQAMETPFYDFAGSTLVHSVGGWGALAGSIILGPRLGKYLKGGKMNALPGHSMPLATIGVFLLWLGWFGFNGGSVLSADPALVSLTLVTTCLAAAAGGLSAALTSWMALKKPDLSMALNGILAGLVGITAGADQMAALSAALIGLIAGVIVVFSVIFFDKIKIDDPVGAISVHLVCGIFGTLAVGMFGELAGPKQFMSQLIGVVAIGAFTFIFAYVLFLIVKAIFGLRVSEEEEVGGLDLGEHGCHAYPDFQGMGEN